AGAACGAGGCGCTGGCCGTGCAGATCGCCGAGGCCGTGGTGGCCGCATGCGCGCCGCGCGGCGTGCCCGTCACGCTCAAGATGCGCACGGGCTGGTGCCAGCGGCACAAGAATGCCGTGCAGCTGGCGCGCGCGTTCGAGGGCGTGGGCGTGCAGATGCTCACCGTGCACGGGCGCACGCGCGAGCAGGGATACAAGGGTCAGGCCGAGTACGACACCATCGCCGCCGTGAAGGCGCAGGTGGCAGTGCCCGTGGTGGCCAATGGCGACATCACCAGCCCCGAGAAGGCGCGCGCGGTGCTCGCCCACACGGGGGCCGACGCGGTCATGATCGGCCGCGCGGCCCAGGGCCGGCCGTGGATCTTCCGCGAGATCGGCCACTACCTCGCCACGGGCGAGCATCTGGCGCCGCCGCTGGTGGCCGAGGTGCGGCGCCTGCTGCTCGAACACCTGCAGGACCACTACGGTCTGTACGGGCAGGCCAGCGGCGTGCGCAGCGCGCGCAAGCACATCGCCTGGTACGTGCGCGACCTGCCGGGCGGCGAGGCCTTCAGACAACATATCAACACCATCGAGGACTGCGCGGCGCAGTGGCAGGCGGTGGCCGGTTTCTTCGACGCCCTGGGCGAGCGAATGGACCGGTTGCCGCCGGCGCGCGACGACGCGGACCCGCAGCAGAGGGAACGGATGCATGAGCAGGAACAACAGCATTGAGCAATGCGTGCGCGAAAGCCTGCAGAGCTACTTTCGCGACCTGGACGGCGAGGCGCCGGACGGCGTGTACGACATGGTCGTGCGCCTGGTGGAGAAGCCCCTGCTGGAAGTGGTGATGAGCCACGCCGACAACAACCAGTCCCGCGCCGCCGAATGGCTGGGGCTGAACCGCAATACCTTGCGCAAGAAGCTCGTGGAGCACAAGCTGCTCTGACGATGCTTCGGAAAACATAGCTCCAAGCGCTTGTCCAGAAAGCGCTAGGGCCCGATCTCAATCTAAACCATACCAATCGCCATGAACGCACTCATCTCCGTCTCCGACAAGACCGGCATCGTCGAATTCGCGCGCACGCTGCACGCGCTGGGCATCCGCCTGCTCTCCACGGGCGGCACCGCCCAGCTGCTGGCCAAGGAGGGCCTGCCCGTCACCGAGGTGGCCGAGGTCACGCAGTTCCCCGAGATGCTCGACGGACGCGTCAAGACCCTGCACCCCAAGGTGCACGGCGGGCTGCTCGCGCGCCGCGACGTGCCCGCGCACATGGCAGCTTTGAAGGAGCACGGCATCGACACCATCGACCTGCTGGTCGTGAACCTCTACCCGTTCGAGGCCACGGTGGCCAAGGCCGGCTGCACGCTGGCCGACGCCATCGAGAACATCGACATCGGCGGCCCCGCCATGGTGCGCAGCGCCGCCAAGAACTGGCAGGACGTGGGCGTGGTGACGAGCGCGGACCAGTACGAGGCCGTGCTGGCCGAGCTGAAGGCCGGCGGCAGGCTTTCCGACAAGCTGCGCTTCGCCCTGTCGGTGGCCGCGTTCAACCGCATCGCGCAGTACGACGGCGCGATCAGCGACTACCTCTCGTCGGTGAAGTTCGAGGAGGAAAAGCTCTCCGAGGCCTACGTGCCCGAGCGCAGCCTGTTCCCCGGCCAGAGCAATGGCCACTTCGTCAAGGTGCAGGACTTGCGCTACGGCGAGAACAGCCACCAGCAGGCCGCCTGGTACCGCGACCTGCACCCCGCGCCCGGCTCCATCGCCGCGGGCGTGCAACTGCAGGGCAAGGAGCTGTCGTACAACAACATCGCCGACGCCGACGCCGCCTGGGAATGCGTCAAGAGCTTCAAGCTGCCCGCATGCGTGATCGTCAAGCACGCCAATCCCTGCGGCGTGGCCGTGGGCACGAACGCGCTGGAGGCCTACGGCAAGGCCTTCCAGACCGACCCGACGAGCGCCTTCGGCGGCATCATCGCGCTCAACCGCGCGGTGGACGGCGCGGCCGCGCAGCAGATCTCCAAGCAGTTCGTCGAGGTGCTCATGGCGCCCGACTTCACGCCCGAGGCGCTCGACGTGTTCAAGGCCAAGGCCAACGTGCGCCTGATGAAGATCGCGTTGCCGCCCGGCGGCGACACGGCCTGGAAGCAGGGCCGCAACGCCATGGACGCCAAGCGCGTGGGTTCGGGCCTGCTGCTGCAGACGGCCGACAACCACGAGCTGGAGCTGCCCGACGTGAAGGTCGTGACCATCAAGCAGCCCACGCAGGAAGAGATGCAGGACCTGATGTTCGCCTGGAAGGTCGCCAAGTACGTCAAGAGCAACGCCATCGTGTTTTGCAAGGGCGGCATGACCATGGGCGTGGGCGCGGGCCAGATGAGCCGCCTGGACTCCGCGCGCATCGCCAGCATCAAGGCCCAGGCCGCGGGCCTGTCGCTGAAGAATACCGTGGTCGCGAGCGACGCCTTCTTCCCCTTCCGCGACGGCCTGGACGTGGTGGTCGATGCGGGCGCCACCTGCGTGGCCCAGCCCGGCGGCTCCATGCGCGACCAGGAGGTCATCGACGCGGCCAACGAGCGCGGCGTGGCCATGGTGTTCACGGGCGTGCGCCACTTCCGCCACTGACGCGCCACGGCACCAAAGAGAAAGGCCCCCGCGGGGGCCTTTCTTGTTGGGGCATTGAATCGGCCTCTAGCGCCCGCCCATCAAGCGCTGGAAGCAATGGTTTTCATAGTTTGCCGAACACCTCGCGCGCCAGCGCCACGGTGTCGGCAACGTCCTGCGCCGAGTGGGCCGCGCTCACGAAGCCCGCCTCGTACAGCGCCGGCGCGATGTACACGCCGCCATCGAGCAGGCCGTGGAACAGCCGGTTGAAGCGCGCGCCGTCGGTCGTGAGCACCTCGGGGTAGTTCTGCGGCAGCCGGGGCAGCAGGAAGAAGCCGAACATGCCGCCCTCGCTGTCGGCGCAGAAGTCCACGCCCGCGGCCTGGGCGGCGCCCGTCAGGCCATCGGTCAGCGCGCGCGTGCGCGCGGCCAGCGCCTCGTAGAAGCCGGGCCGAGCAATCTCGCGCAGCGTTGCCAGGCCGCAGGCCGTGGCCACCGGGTTGCCCGAGAGCGTGCCCGCCTGGTAGACCGGCCCCAGCGGCGCGAGCTGCTCCATGATGGCGCGTGGGCCCCCGAAGGCCGCGAGCGGCATGCCGCCGCCGATGACCTTGCCGAGCACCGTGAGATCGGGCCTGAAGCCGGGAATCTGCTGCGCGTACAGGCTTTGCGCGCCGCCGAGCGCCACGCGAAAGCCCGTCATCACCTCGTCGATGACCAGCAGCGCGCCGTGCTGCGTGCACAGCTCGCGCGCGCGGCGCATGAAGGGCACGCCGGCGCGCACGAAGTTCATGTTGCCCGCGATGGGCTCCATGATCACGCAGGCCACATCCTTGCCGTGCAGCGCGAAGGCCTCCTCGAGCTGCGCCACGTCGTTGTATTCGAGCACCAGCGTGTGCTGCACCACCTCGGGCGGCACGCCGGCGCTGGTCGCGTGGCCGAAGGTGGCCAGGCCCGAGCCGGCCTTGACCAGCAGCGAATCCGCATGGCCGTGGTAACAGCCGTTGAACTTGATGATCTTGGCCCGGCCCGTGGCGCCGCGCGCCAGGCGGATGGCGCTCATGCCCGCCTCGGTGCCCGAGCTGACCAGGCGGATCATCTCCATCGACGGCACGTGGCGGATGATCTCCTCGGCCAGCTCCACCTCGCGCTCGGTGGGGGCGCCGAAGGAAAAGCCCTCCAGCGCGGCCTTTTGCACGGCCTCCAGGACGGCAGGGTGGCCGTGGCCCAGGATCATGGGGCCCCAGGAGCCGATGTAGTCGATGTAGCGCCGGCCGTTGGCATCCCACATGTAGGCGCCCTGGGCGCGCTGGATGAAGCGGGGGGTGCCGCCCACGGCCCTGAAGGCGCGCACGGGCGAGTTCACGCCGCCCGGGATCAGCGCCTTGGCGCGTTCGAAGAGGGTCTGGTTGCTGTCAGTGCTGTGTGTCATGAGGTGGCATGTCGAAGCCCTGCGGACCGCTGGAGGGCTCGTCGTCATTGTCGTCTTCATCGTCGGGCTGGGCCCAGAACATGCGGTCGGGCAGCACATGGCCCATGCCGGGGCGAAAGCCGTGCTCCAGCGCGCCGTCGAGGTAGGTGAGCGCCTCTTTCGTGGCCTCGCCCAGGTCGCAGCCGCTGGCCACGAGGGCCGCGAGCGTCGCCGACAAGGTATCGCCCGCGCCGATGAAGCTGGCCTCGAAGCGCTCGAAGCGGCCGCTGCCGAGCACCGACTGGGCCGAGGCCAGCACGTTGTCGATGTGCTGGTCGGCCGCCGGAATGCCCGTCACCAGCAGGTAGGGAACGCCACTCTCCGACGCCGCCATGGCCAGGTCGCGCGGCGACGGCGCCCGCTCGCTGCTCCAGTCGGGCAGCAGCCAGCGCCACAGCGTGCTGTGGTTGCCCACCAGCACCGAGGCCTGGGGCAGCAGCAGTTCGCGGAAGGCGTCGTGGTACTGGTCGATGAGATCGTCGCGCCACCACGACAGGTCGGGCATGTAGGCGATCACGGGTATGTCGGCATAGTCGGTCGCTATCCCGGCGATGGCGCTCAGGTTCTCCGGGCTGCCCACGAAGCCGACCTTGATGGCCTGCACGGCCATGTCCTCGAGCACGGCGCGTGCCTGCTCGGAGACCATGTCGTCGTCGAATGGGTAGTGGTCGAAGATCTCGGCGCTGTCGCGCGCATAGGCGCCGGTCACCACGGGAACGGGATGCCCGCCGACCGAGGCCACGGCCGCGACGTCGCCCGCAAGCCCCCCCGCGCCGCTGGGGTCGTTGGCGTTGAAAACCATGACGCAGATGGCCGGCGCGACGGTGTCGTCATCATCCGCGGCCATGTCTGGGGTACCCGGTGATGAAGGAGTTGTGTGGTTTCATGGAAGGGCGCCAGCGTAACCGGTGGCACGAAAGCTGCGCTCCGCAGTCATGACTAGATACAATCGTTGCATTCTATGTGAAGGCCCCTTAAGCTGTGGCGTGACCGACCCACGAACTTGGATGTGCTTGATTTGCGGTTGGGTATGTGACGAGGCCGTGGGCTCGCCCGAACACGGCATTGCGCCCGACACCCGCTGGGCGGATGTCCCCGAGAGCTGGACATACCCCGAATGCGGGGCACGCAAAGAGGACTTCGAGATGGTCGAAATATGAGGCGCGGCCGCGGCCTGCGTTGTTTTTCGTTCCCTCAGGAGCAGTGAGAAATTGGCTACGACGACAACCGGTTCCACTTTCAAGGTCCTCGTGGTGGACGATAGCAACACCATCCGGCGCAGCGCCGAGATCTTCCTCAAGCAGGGCGGCCACGAGGTGCTGCTCGCGGACGACGGCTTCGACGCCCTGGCCAAGGTCAACGATTACCGGCCCCAGCTGATCTTCTGCGACATCCTGATGCCCAAGCTCGACGGCTATCAGACCTGCGCCATCATCAAGCGCAACGCCCGTTTCGCCGATACGCCGGTGGTCATGCTGTCGTCCAAGGACGGCGTCTTCGACAAGGCACGCGGCCGCATGGTCGGCTGCCAGGAATACCTCACCAAGCCATTCACCAAAGACCAGTTGCTGCAGGCCGTACAGCAATTCGGAAATGCGCAACAAGGAGCCATGTGATGCCGATCCGGAAAGTCCTGGTTGTGGACGACTCGAAAACGGAGTTGATGTACCTGACCGACTTGCTGCAGAAAAAAGGCATGCAGGTACGCACGGCCGAGAACGCCGAGGAAGCCTTTCGCCGCCTGACCGAGGAAAAGCCCGACCTGATCCTCATGGATGTCGTCATGCCCGGCCAGAACGGCTTCCAGCTGACGCGCACCATCACCCGCAACCCGGAGTACGCTGACGTGCCCATCATCATGTGCACGAGCAAGAGCCAGGAGACGGACCGCGTCTGGGGCATGCGCCAGGGCGCGCGCGGCTACATCACCAAGCCGGTCGATCCTGCGGAGCTGCAGGCCAAGATCGATGCGCTGAACTGAGGATGCCGCGTCTGCCATGGCCAATCGCGAAGCCCTGAAGGATTTCCAGGCGCGGCTTGCCGTGCGCCTGCAGGAGGCAAGGGACGAGGGCGTGTCCGTTTCGTCCTGGCTGGCGGTGGAGTCCGCCGGAGGGCATTTCCTCCTGCCGCTGGCGCAGTTGGGAGAGATCTTCCCGTGGGGCGGCGCGCAGTCCGTCCCCTATACCCAGTCCTGGTTCATGGGGGTGACCAGCCTGCGCGGCACGCTCACGGGCGTGGTGGACCTGGCGGGGCTGCTGGGCGCCGTACAGCCGCGTTCCGAGCAGGCGCTGCTCGAGTCCAGCGTGCTGGCCCTCAATGGCGCCCTGGAGGTGAACGCCGCGCTGCTCGTGGACCGGCTGGCGGGCCTGCGCGGCGTGCAGGCGTTCGTCGCGTCCGAGCCGTCCGCGCAAGGGTCGCCGGTGTATTTCGGCAGCGCCTATGTCGATGAGCAGGGTATGCGCTGGCAGGAGCTCGACCTGCAGGCACTGTCCCGGCACCCCGCGTTTCTCAGCATCAGCGCTTGATTTTTCTGTAAGGCTGCACCATGTCCGTCGTCAATCCCTTTGGAAAACTATTCCACCGCAAGCCCGCCGAACCGGATGCCGACCTGAACCCGTCCTACATGGCGGCGGACTCCATGATCGCCGGCCCGCTGTCGCAGGAATACCAGGCGGACGGCATGGGCAGTGCGCAGGGCGTGGGCGGGGTCTCGCAGTACTACGAGGAAGGGGCGTCCGAGGACGACCTAGTGGCCTTGCCCCTGCTGGGTAGCGCCACCGCGACCGCGCACCAGCGCCGCTTGCTGCTGCTGCTCGGCATCGGCCTGCTGGCGCTGGCGCTGGTCGCCGGCTGGGTGCTGCGGCAGGCCAACCGCTCTGCGCAGCAGCTGACGGCCACCGGCCAGTCGCTGATGCAGTCGCAGCGCCTGGCGAAGTCGGTAACGCAGGCCCTGGCGGGCAGCCCGCAGGCCTTTGCCGACGTGGCGGAGAGCTCCGGCGTGCTGGTGCGCAACGCGCGTGCGCTGCGCAACGGCGACGGCGAGCTGGACGTGCAGGCGCTGGGCGAGGCCTTCGGGCCCGACCTCGACGCCATCATGCCCCTGGTCGAGCGTGCCGAGCGCAATGCTGGCGCGGTGATGGGGCAGAAGAAGATCCTGACCCAGGTGGGCGATGCGCTGCGCACCATCAACAGCCAGTC
This region of Alicycliphilus denitrificans K601 genomic DNA includes:
- the dusB gene encoding tRNA dihydrouridine synthase DusB, with the translated sequence MHIGHIPLANRLFVAPMAGVTDRPFRQLCKRLGAGYAVSEMVTSRKDLWASLKTSRRANHEGEPGPIAVQIAGTDAAMMAEAAVYNIDRGAQIIDINMGCPAKKVCNKWAGSALMQNEALAVQIAEAVVAACAPRGVPVTLKMRTGWCQRHKNAVQLARAFEGVGVQMLTVHGRTREQGYKGQAEYDTIAAVKAQVAVPVVANGDITSPEKARAVLAHTGADAVMIGRAAQGRPWIFREIGHYLATGEHLAPPLVAEVRRLLLEHLQDHYGLYGQASGVRSARKHIAWYVRDLPGGEAFRQHINTIEDCAAQWQAVAGFFDALGERMDRLPPARDDADPQQRERMHEQEQQH
- a CDS encoding Fis family transcriptional regulator; amino-acid sequence: MSRNNSIEQCVRESLQSYFRDLDGEAPDGVYDMVVRLVEKPLLEVVMSHADNNQSRAAEWLGLNRNTLRKKLVEHKLL
- the purH gene encoding bifunctional phosphoribosylaminoimidazolecarboxamide formyltransferase/IMP cyclohydrolase gives rise to the protein MAMNALISVSDKTGIVEFARTLHALGIRLLSTGGTAQLLAKEGLPVTEVAEVTQFPEMLDGRVKTLHPKVHGGLLARRDVPAHMAALKEHGIDTIDLLVVNLYPFEATVAKAGCTLADAIENIDIGGPAMVRSAAKNWQDVGVVTSADQYEAVLAELKAGGRLSDKLRFALSVAAFNRIAQYDGAISDYLSSVKFEEEKLSEAYVPERSLFPGQSNGHFVKVQDLRYGENSHQQAAWYRDLHPAPGSIAAGVQLQGKELSYNNIADADAAWECVKSFKLPACVIVKHANPCGVAVGTNALEAYGKAFQTDPTSAFGGIIALNRAVDGAAAQQISKQFVEVLMAPDFTPEALDVFKAKANVRLMKIALPPGGDTAWKQGRNAMDAKRVGSGLLLQTADNHELELPDVKVVTIKQPTQEEMQDLMFAWKVAKYVKSNAIVFCKGGMTMGVGAGQMSRLDSARIASIKAQAAGLSLKNTVVASDAFFPFRDGLDVVVDAGATCVAQPGGSMRDQEVIDAANERGVAMVFTGVRHFRH
- the hemL gene encoding glutamate-1-semialdehyde 2,1-aminomutase encodes the protein MTHSTDSNQTLFERAKALIPGGVNSPVRAFRAVGGTPRFIQRAQGAYMWDANGRRYIDYIGSWGPMILGHGHPAVLEAVQKAALEGFSFGAPTEREVELAEEIIRHVPSMEMIRLVSSGTEAGMSAIRLARGATGRAKIIKFNGCYHGHADSLLVKAGSGLATFGHATSAGVPPEVVQHTLVLEYNDVAQLEEAFALHGKDVACVIMEPIAGNMNFVRAGVPFMRRARELCTQHGALLVIDEVMTGFRVALGGAQSLYAQQIPGFRPDLTVLGKVIGGGMPLAAFGGPRAIMEQLAPLGPVYQAGTLSGNPVATACGLATLREIARPGFYEALAARTRALTDGLTGAAQAAGVDFCADSEGGMFGFFLLPRLPQNYPEVLTTDGARFNRLFHGLLDGGVYIAPALYEAGFVSAAHSAQDVADTVALAREVFGKL
- the thiD gene encoding bifunctional hydroxymethylpyrimidine kinase/phosphomethylpyrimidine kinase, which codes for MAADDDDTVAPAICVMVFNANDPSGAGGLAGDVAAVASVGGHPVPVVTGAYARDSAEIFDHYPFDDDMVSEQARAVLEDMAVQAIKVGFVGSPENLSAIAGIATDYADIPVIAYMPDLSWWRDDLIDQYHDAFRELLLPQASVLVGNHSTLWRWLLPDWSSERAPSPRDLAMAASESGVPYLLVTGIPAADQHIDNVLASAQSVLGSGRFERFEASFIGAGDTLSATLAALVASGCDLGEATKEALTYLDGALEHGFRPGMGHVLPDRMFWAQPDDEDDNDDEPSSGPQGFDMPPHDTQH
- a CDS encoding rubredoxin gives rise to the protein MTDPRTWMCLICGWVCDEAVGSPEHGIAPDTRWADVPESWTYPECGARKEDFEMVEI
- a CDS encoding response regulator, with the translated sequence MATTTTGSTFKVLVVDDSNTIRRSAEIFLKQGGHEVLLADDGFDALAKVNDYRPQLIFCDILMPKLDGYQTCAIIKRNARFADTPVVMLSSKDGVFDKARGRMVGCQEYLTKPFTKDQLLQAVQQFGNAQQGAM
- a CDS encoding response regulator, whose protein sequence is MPIRKVLVVDDSKTELMYLTDLLQKKGMQVRTAENAEEAFRRLTEEKPDLILMDVVMPGQNGFQLTRTITRNPEYADVPIIMCTSKSQETDRVWGMRQGARGYITKPVDPAELQAKIDALN
- a CDS encoding chemotaxis protein CheW — its product is MANREALKDFQARLAVRLQEARDEGVSVSSWLAVESAGGHFLLPLAQLGEIFPWGGAQSVPYTQSWFMGVTSLRGTLTGVVDLAGLLGAVQPRSEQALLESSVLALNGALEVNAALLVDRLAGLRGVQAFVASEPSAQGSPVYFGSAYVDEQGMRWQELDLQALSRHPAFLSISA